In a single window of the Amycolatopsis sp. cg5 genome:
- a CDS encoding site-specific DNA-methyltransferase — protein sequence MTLYHQDETLTLHQGDAADVLATLDDGTVNAVVTSPPYFGLRDYGTAGQLGHEPTVTAYVERLVSVFAEVRRVLADDGLVWLNLGDAYTAKSGPLRAGATGTRPKNLIGLPWKVAFALQADGWFLRNAIVWSKPNAMPESVQDRFSNRYESVFMLAKSSRYAFNLDAVREPYTGDRSPSRRARKAGPKKANSVTSVWPPPGHEDRGHNPGDVWSLPTQPYKGAHLAPMPLRLAERCVAASVRPCACGAHPTPAAVTSCGAHATILDPFCGSGTSLVAARNAGHRAIGVDLNPEYLALALERCRNGK from the coding sequence ATGACCCTGTACCACCAGGACGAGACGCTCACGCTCCACCAGGGCGACGCAGCGGACGTGCTCGCCACGCTCGACGACGGCACGGTGAACGCGGTCGTGACCAGCCCGCCGTACTTTGGCCTGCGCGACTACGGCACCGCCGGACAGCTCGGCCACGAGCCCACCGTGACGGCCTACGTCGAGCGGCTCGTCTCCGTGTTCGCCGAAGTCCGGCGGGTGCTCGCCGACGACGGCCTTGTGTGGCTGAACCTGGGCGACGCCTACACCGCGAAGTCCGGTCCCCTGCGGGCCGGAGCGACCGGGACGCGGCCCAAGAACCTGATCGGCCTTCCGTGGAAGGTGGCGTTCGCGCTTCAGGCGGACGGTTGGTTTCTGCGGAACGCCATCGTGTGGTCCAAGCCCAACGCCATGCCGGAGAGCGTGCAGGACCGGTTCTCGAACCGGTACGAATCCGTCTTCATGCTGGCCAAGTCCAGCCGCTACGCGTTCAACCTGGACGCGGTCCGCGAGCCGTACACGGGCGACCGGTCACCGTCGCGTCGAGCCCGCAAGGCCGGGCCGAAGAAAGCGAACAGCGTCACGTCCGTGTGGCCGCCGCCGGGCCATGAGGACCGGGGCCACAACCCCGGCGACGTCTGGTCCTTGCCGACACAGCCGTACAAGGGCGCGCACCTCGCGCCGATGCCGCTTCGGCTCGCTGAACGGTGCGTTGCCGCGAGCGTCCGACCGTGCGCTTGTGGTGCACACCCCACGCCGGCCGCGGTGACCTCCTGTGGTGCACACGCCACGATCCTTGACCCTTTCTGCGGGTCAGGGACGTCTTTGGTCGCCGCGCGCAACGCTGGACACCGTGCCATCGGGGTCGACCTGAACCCCGAGTATCTCGCCCTTGCGCTCGAACGGTGCCGTAACGGCAAGTAA
- a CDS encoding helix-turn-helix transcriptional regulator, whose translation MSAAEVRRMTFPKKGRRMDALLTAEDLADFCRVSTKTVYAWNTTGEGPKYHRVGKYVRYRRSDVDKWLEKRAVEPNG comes from the coding sequence GTGAGCGCCGCCGAAGTCCGGCGGATGACCTTCCCGAAGAAGGGGAGGCGCATGGACGCTCTTCTCACTGCGGAAGATCTCGCCGACTTCTGCCGCGTATCCACGAAGACCGTGTACGCCTGGAACACCACAGGCGAAGGACCGAAGTACCACCGCGTCGGCAAGTACGTTCGCTACCGACGGTCCGATGTAGACAAATGGCTTGAGAAGCGCGCCGTCGAGCCGAACGGTTAG
- a CDS encoding tyrosine-type recombinase/integrase codes for MSVEDRWHHKGTRERTKDYGRGKRWRVRNRGARTQSFAKQTAAKAYDNKVNAELLKGLQPFDHAAGKILFSEYVAKWLKDQIYDSGAYRSVESHIRNHLLPTFGHRRMCDIHTSTVVEWWAAMCTKTSRTGEKYSASTLESVYVYLGSILRSAVGKVIAVHPFDGWDVVIPKRDRAVRDIWEHERVTTVIGALPERERPIGLLSATCGHRPSEALAVALEDVNRFRKEVTIRHQVKRVKGKLVLTPPKGGKTRTVPIADVALTALDKHVAEYGTTTIRCTCCQKDWQIIFTDPRGKLICDSEWSKTFWHPAIKVVGLRPGRTTGRHNFRHYFASRLIEGSQRHRGASIQQVRDYMGHASIKTTSDIYGHLFEQAHERARSLMDDMFSADVYPLRTAEGR; via the coding sequence GTGAGCGTCGAAGACAGATGGCACCACAAGGGGACCCGTGAGCGGACCAAGGACTACGGACGCGGCAAGCGGTGGCGGGTGCGCAACCGGGGTGCTCGGACTCAGTCGTTCGCGAAGCAGACCGCCGCGAAGGCGTATGACAACAAGGTCAACGCCGAGTTGCTCAAGGGCTTGCAGCCGTTCGATCACGCGGCCGGGAAGATCCTGTTCTCGGAGTACGTCGCGAAGTGGCTGAAAGACCAGATCTACGACTCCGGCGCGTACAGGTCCGTTGAGTCTCACATCCGGAACCACCTGTTGCCGACGTTCGGCCATCGGCGCATGTGCGACATCCATACGTCCACGGTGGTCGAGTGGTGGGCCGCCATGTGCACGAAGACGAGCCGGACCGGCGAGAAGTACTCGGCGAGCACCCTGGAATCGGTCTACGTGTACCTCGGGTCAATCCTGCGGTCGGCGGTCGGCAAGGTGATCGCCGTGCACCCGTTCGACGGGTGGGACGTCGTCATCCCGAAGCGGGACCGAGCCGTGCGCGATATCTGGGAGCACGAGCGGGTCACGACCGTCATCGGTGCCCTGCCTGAGCGGGAACGGCCGATCGGGCTTCTGTCCGCGACCTGCGGTCATCGGCCGAGTGAAGCCTTGGCGGTGGCGCTCGAAGACGTGAACCGGTTCCGCAAAGAAGTGACCATTCGTCACCAGGTCAAGCGCGTCAAGGGCAAGCTCGTCCTGACCCCGCCCAAGGGCGGCAAGACCCGCACGGTCCCGATTGCCGACGTCGCCTTGACGGCGCTAGACAAGCACGTCGCCGAGTACGGAACGACGACGATCCGGTGCACGTGCTGTCAGAAGGACTGGCAGATCATCTTCACCGACCCTCGGGGGAAGCTGATTTGCGACTCGGAGTGGAGTAAGACGTTCTGGCACCCGGCCATCAAGGTCGTGGGGCTGCGGCCGGGGCGGACGACCGGTCGGCACAACTTCCGGCACTACTTCGCGTCGCGGCTGATCGAAGGCAGCCAGAGGCACCGGGGCGCGTCGATTCAGCAGGTACGCGACTACATGGGACATGCCTCCATCAAGACCACGTCCGACATCTACGGCCACCTGTTCGAGCAAGCCCACGAACGCGCCCGCTCACTCATGGACGACATGTTTTCTGCTGATGTGTACCCCCTGCGTACCGCCGAAGGCCGGTAG
- a CDS encoding helix-turn-helix transcriptional regulator has product MPSETSASVQARRLAFGQRLREVREELGMKQSDVAAAAGIDRTTYGRIEAGKHAVSIDNVFKVADALRVDVADLFTGLRDR; this is encoded by the coding sequence GTGCCGTCAGAGACCAGCGCATCCGTTCAGGCCCGACGCCTGGCGTTCGGGCAACGGCTTCGTGAGGTGCGTGAAGAGCTGGGGATGAAGCAAAGTGACGTCGCCGCAGCAGCAGGGATAGACCGCACCACCTACGGGCGCATTGAAGCCGGAAAACACGCCGTGTCGATTGACAACGTCTTCAAGGTCGCGGACGCGCTCCGCGTGGATGTCGCGGACCTCTTCACCGGCTTGCGGGACCGCTAA
- a CDS encoding flavoprotein translates to MSRVLGLIGSSCGGLDTRFAAELAKPAAALGWRLAITLTPTAYRWLEVTDGLGELQALTDLPVRSVSRLPGEARPHPDPEVFLFAPATANSVAKLALGIADNQALTVVGDVLGSPRVTIALAYSIQDTRALHPAWQGHLDTLAGAGVRLRRLGRDWSDALALLPEA, encoded by the coding sequence GTGAGCCGCGTACTCGGCCTGATCGGCAGCTCGTGCGGCGGACTGGACACCCGGTTCGCCGCCGAGCTGGCGAAACCCGCCGCCGCGCTGGGGTGGCGCCTGGCGATCACGCTGACCCCGACGGCTTACCGGTGGCTTGAGGTCACCGACGGGCTCGGCGAGCTTCAGGCTCTGACGGATCTGCCGGTGCGGAGCGTTTCGCGGCTGCCAGGGGAGGCACGGCCGCATCCGGATCCCGAGGTGTTCCTTTTCGCGCCCGCCACGGCCAATTCGGTCGCCAAACTCGCGCTGGGCATCGCGGACAACCAGGCGCTGACGGTGGTGGGCGACGTGCTCGGCTCGCCGCGCGTGACGATCGCGCTGGCGTACTCGATCCAGGACACCCGGGCGCTGCACCCGGCCTGGCAGGGGCACCTCGACACGCTCGCTGGTGCGGGCGTCCGGCTGCGCCGTCTCGGCCGCGACTGGAGCGACGCGCTCGCGCTGCTTCCTGAGGCCTAA
- a CDS encoding HNH endonuclease, with product MTCPGVAVPGGAHCERCGGGHRRAAGDRVRQAVRRAINRTGRARCHACGHTFPSRAVQVDHVRPLRDGGRDEPGNIQVLCTACHRDKTEDENRRRIFRPQS from the coding sequence ATGACTTGCCCCGGGGTGGCTGTCCCTGGTGGTGCCCACTGCGAACGCTGCGGGGGTGGCCATCGCCGTGCCGCTGGTGACCGCGTCCGGCAGGCAGTGCGACGAGCGATCAACCGCACAGGCAGGGCAAGGTGCCACGCCTGCGGCCATACGTTCCCCTCTCGGGCCGTGCAGGTTGACCACGTCCGACCACTGCGTGACGGCGGACGGGACGAGCCCGGCAATATCCAGGTGCTTTGTACCGCGTGCCATAGGGACAAGACAGAGGACGAGAACAGGCGAAGGATCTTCAGGCCACAGAGCTAG
- a CDS encoding primosomal protein N', protein MTSPETPPLWDLPVPSRARTKPVDKAKAAKAAAAERRGQLKPAPENPVARIVVDIPLTHLDRTFDYHIPEKFHETAVVGCRVRVRFAGQLVDGYLAERAETTSHDKKLAFIERVTSSEPVLTPALYALTRSVADRYGGTLVDVLRLALPPRHAKVESEPPGEPAAVPPAPDVSAWSRYQRGPAFLEALAESKPANAVWQALPGEDWPARLAEAAAAAAAAGKGAVLVVPDHRDLKRVHEACVGLLGDERVAALIAGLGPAARYRRWLSVLRGQVKVVVGTRAAMFAPVADPGLFVVWDDGDDIHSEPHAPYPHVRDVLMDRAHTAKASLLVAGFARTAEAQFLVESGWAQAVAGDRPELRAAAPRVTPVGEDFDVARDEAAKAARLPSVAFEAARQSLAAGAPVLVQVPRRGYVPGLACGQCRTPAHCRRCAGPLSLPGGSEGGMPRPPACRWCGVPETGFRCPACGSARLRAVVVGSKRTAEELGRAFPGVPVRTSGAQEVLESVPDKPALVVCTPGAEPVAEGGYGAALLLDAWALLGRQDLRAGEETLRRWMTAASMVRPASSGGRVIVGAEAGLTVVQALVRWDPAWHAGLELAERRELGFPPAMRMASIEGSPDAVAAVLDDLALPESGEILGPVPLGEIDDEGRSDRERALVRVARVHGKALAASIHAASARRDARKEPEPIRIQLDPLALI, encoded by the coding sequence GTGACTAGTCCGGAGACGCCGCCGCTGTGGGACCTCCCCGTACCCTCGCGCGCCCGGACGAAGCCGGTCGACAAGGCGAAGGCGGCCAAGGCCGCGGCCGCGGAACGCCGTGGCCAGCTCAAACCCGCCCCGGAGAACCCGGTGGCGCGGATCGTCGTCGACATCCCGCTGACCCATCTCGACCGGACCTTCGACTACCACATCCCCGAGAAGTTCCACGAGACCGCGGTCGTCGGGTGCCGCGTCCGGGTGAGGTTCGCGGGGCAGCTGGTCGACGGATACCTCGCCGAGCGCGCCGAGACGACGAGTCATGACAAGAAGCTCGCGTTCATCGAGCGGGTGACGTCGAGCGAACCGGTGCTGACGCCCGCGCTGTACGCGCTCACGCGGTCCGTCGCCGATCGGTACGGCGGCACGCTGGTCGACGTACTGCGCCTCGCGCTCCCGCCCCGGCACGCGAAGGTCGAATCCGAGCCGCCGGGGGAGCCTGCGGCGGTGCCACCCGCGCCGGACGTGTCCGCGTGGTCGCGTTATCAGCGTGGGCCGGCGTTCCTGGAGGCGTTGGCCGAGTCGAAGCCCGCGAACGCCGTTTGGCAGGCGTTGCCGGGGGAGGACTGGCCCGCGCGGCTCGCCGAAGCCGCGGCGGCCGCCGCCGCGGCGGGTAAAGGCGCGGTGCTGGTCGTGCCGGATCATCGCGATCTCAAGCGCGTGCACGAGGCGTGCGTTGGTCTTCTGGGCGACGAAAGGGTCGCCGCGCTGATCGCCGGGCTCGGGCCCGCTGCCCGGTACCGGCGCTGGCTTTCGGTGCTGCGCGGGCAGGTCAAGGTCGTCGTCGGCACACGCGCGGCGATGTTCGCGCCGGTCGCCGATCCCGGGCTGTTCGTCGTCTGGGACGACGGCGACGACATCCACTCCGAGCCGCACGCGCCGTATCCGCATGTCCGTGACGTGCTGATGGACCGCGCGCACACGGCCAAGGCGTCGCTGCTGGTCGCCGGGTTCGCACGGACGGCGGAGGCGCAGTTCCTGGTCGAGTCCGGCTGGGCACAGGCCGTCGCCGGTGACCGGCCGGAGCTGCGCGCGGCCGCGCCCCGGGTGACGCCGGTCGGCGAGGATTTCGACGTCGCGCGCGACGAAGCCGCGAAGGCCGCGCGGTTGCCCTCGGTCGCTTTCGAGGCGGCTCGGCAGTCTTTGGCCGCGGGGGCGCCGGTTTTGGTCCAAGTGCCTCGGCGCGGTTACGTGCCGGGTTTGGCTTGCGGGCAATGCCGGACGCCCGCGCATTGCCGTCGATGCGCGGGTCCGTTGTCGCTGCCCGGCGGGTCGGAAGGTGGTATGCCGAGGCCTCCCGCGTGCCGGTGGTGCGGGGTCCCGGAGACCGGATTCCGTTGTCCCGCTTGCGGTTCCGCGCGGCTGCGGGCGGTCGTCGTCGGGTCGAAACGGACCGCCGAGGAACTCGGCCGGGCGTTTCCGGGCGTGCCGGTGCGGACGTCCGGCGCCCAGGAGGTGCTTGAGTCGGTGCCGGACAAGCCCGCGCTCGTCGTGTGCACGCCGGGCGCCGAGCCGGTGGCCGAAGGCGGGTACGGCGCGGCGCTGTTGCTTGACGCGTGGGCGTTGCTGGGACGGCAGGACCTGCGAGCGGGCGAGGAGACGTTGCGCCGCTGGATGACCGCCGCGTCGATGGTGCGGCCCGCGTCGTCCGGCGGGCGAGTGATCGTCGGCGCGGAAGCCGGGTTGACGGTCGTGCAGGCGTTGGTGCGCTGGGATCCGGCTTGGCACGCCGGGCTGGAATTGGCCGAACGCAGGGAACTCGGGTTCCCGCCCGCCATGCGGATGGCGAGCATCGAAGGCAGCCCGGACGCGGTCGCGGCCGTGCTCGACGACCTGGCGTTGCCGGAATCCGGCGAAATCCTCGGTCCGGTGCCGCTCGGCGAGATCGACGACGAAGGCCGCTCGGACCGCGAGCGCGCGCTGGTGCGCGTCGCGCGCGTGCACGGCAAGGCACTGGCGGCGTCGATCCACGCCGCCAGCGCCCGCCGAGACGCACGAAAGGAGCCGGAGCCGATCCGTATCCAGCTCGACCCGCTTGCTTTGATCTAG
- the fmt gene encoding methionyl-tRNA formyltransferase, which translates to MRLVFAGTPEPAVPSLRALIESPRHEVVAVVTRPDARSGRGRTVSRSPIGALADEHGIEVLTPEKAGDPAFLARLAEIAPDACPVVAYGALLPQSALDIPAHGWVNLHFSLLPAWRGAAPVQAAVRAGDEIVGAATFQIVKALDAGPVFGVVTEQVMPTDTAGDLLERLSVSGAALLKSTMDGIEDGTLRAVPQPDENVSYAPKLSVEDAHISFKLPWAAVDRHIRSVTPDPGAWAEFRGERLKIGPVSYADELGIGPGELRVERKRVLVGTATKPLQLGEVQAQGKKRMAATDWARGSRIEQGERLQ; encoded by the coding sequence GTGCGCCTCGTGTTCGCCGGGACCCCCGAACCCGCCGTCCCGTCCCTGCGCGCGCTCATCGAGTCGCCGCGCCATGAGGTCGTCGCCGTCGTCACGCGGCCGGACGCCCGGTCCGGCCGCGGCCGGACCGTGAGCCGTTCGCCCATCGGCGCGCTCGCCGACGAGCACGGCATCGAAGTGCTCACCCCGGAAAAGGCTGGCGACCCCGCGTTCCTCGCCCGGCTGGCCGAGATCGCCCCGGACGCGTGCCCGGTCGTCGCGTACGGCGCGCTGCTACCGCAGTCCGCCTTGGACATTCCCGCACACGGCTGGGTCAACCTGCACTTCTCGCTGCTGCCCGCGTGGCGCGGCGCGGCCCCGGTGCAGGCCGCCGTGCGCGCGGGCGACGAGATCGTCGGCGCCGCGACCTTCCAGATCGTCAAGGCGCTCGACGCCGGGCCGGTGTTCGGCGTGGTGACCGAGCAGGTGATGCCGACCGACACGGCCGGCGACCTGCTGGAGCGATTGTCCGTCTCGGGCGCGGCGCTGCTGAAGTCCACAATGGACGGCATCGAGGACGGCACGTTGCGCGCGGTGCCGCAGCCGGACGAAAACGTCAGCTACGCGCCCAAACTGAGCGTCGAGGACGCGCACATCTCGTTCAAGCTGCCGTGGGCGGCGGTCGACCGGCACATCCGGTCGGTCACGCCCGACCCCGGCGCGTGGGCGGAGTTCCGCGGTGAACGGCTGAAGATCGGCCCGGTCAGCTACGCGGACGAGCTGGGCATCGGGCCTGGCGAGCTTCGGGTCGAGCGCAAGCGGGTGCTGGTCGGTACCGCGACCAAGCCGTTGCAGCTCGGCGAAGTGCAGGCTCAAGGCAAGAAGCGCATGGCGGCCACGGACTGGGCGCGTGGATCACGGATCGAGCAAGGAGAGCGCCTCCAGTGA
- a CDS encoding RsmB/NOP family class I SAM-dependent RNA methyltransferase, with protein MSYQDRRPGRPSRGKPAPRKDGPRRPPVEDPARRAALDVLYAVRERDAYANLVLPDLLRERRISGRDAALATELAYGTSRAQGLLDDVIAACLDRPLSKVDGKVLDGLRLGAYQLLRTRIPTHAAVGSTVDLVREDVGSHIAGFVNAVLRTVSEKDEAAWVEQLAPDAEKDPIGSFAFHTAHPRWVARSFAEALGDKGAELKAALEADDARPEVHLVARPGEISADELAAITGGEVAPYSPYGVHLPSGSGDLAESEPIREKLAAVQDEGSQLCAIAATKAPLEGSDERWLDLCAGPGGKAALMGALAALQGARVDAVEVAPHRARLIEHAVKDLPVTVHVADGRESGLEPGYDRILVDAPCSGLGALRRRPEARWRRQPSDVSELTKLQAELITAAIELLRPGGVLTYVVCSPHLAETEGVVGETARRNKLEILDARELFPGVPQLGDGPYVQLWPHRHGTDAMFCAVLRKP; from the coding sequence GTGAGTTATCAGGACCGCAGGCCGGGACGGCCGAGCAGGGGCAAGCCCGCCCCGCGCAAGGACGGCCCCCGCCGCCCGCCGGTCGAGGACCCGGCCCGCCGCGCCGCGCTGGACGTGCTCTACGCCGTCCGCGAGCGTGACGCCTACGCCAACCTCGTGCTGCCCGACCTGCTGCGCGAACGCCGGATCTCCGGCCGCGACGCCGCGCTGGCCACCGAACTCGCCTACGGCACGTCGCGCGCGCAGGGCCTGCTCGACGACGTGATCGCCGCCTGCCTCGACCGCCCGCTGTCCAAAGTGGACGGCAAGGTGCTCGACGGGCTCCGGCTCGGCGCCTACCAGCTGCTGCGCACCCGCATCCCGACGCACGCCGCTGTCGGGTCCACTGTGGACCTGGTACGCGAGGACGTCGGCTCGCACATCGCCGGTTTCGTCAACGCGGTGCTGCGCACGGTGTCCGAAAAGGACGAGGCGGCCTGGGTCGAGCAGCTCGCGCCCGACGCCGAAAAGGACCCGATCGGCAGCTTCGCCTTCCACACCGCGCACCCGCGCTGGGTGGCGCGATCGTTCGCCGAAGCGTTGGGGGACAAGGGCGCCGAGCTGAAGGCGGCGCTCGAAGCCGACGACGCCCGCCCCGAGGTCCACCTGGTCGCCAGGCCGGGCGAGATCAGCGCCGACGAGCTCGCCGCCATCACCGGCGGCGAGGTCGCGCCGTACTCGCCCTACGGTGTCCACCTGCCGAGCGGCAGCGGCGACCTCGCCGAGTCCGAGCCGATCCGCGAGAAGCTCGCCGCCGTCCAGGACGAGGGCAGCCAGCTCTGCGCGATCGCCGCGACCAAGGCGCCGCTCGAAGGTTCCGACGAGCGCTGGCTCGACCTGTGCGCGGGCCCCGGCGGCAAGGCCGCGCTGATGGGCGCGCTCGCCGCGCTGCAGGGCGCCCGCGTCGACGCCGTCGAGGTCGCCCCGCACCGCGCGCGGCTCATCGAGCACGCGGTCAAGGACCTGCCGGTGACCGTGCACGTGGCCGACGGCCGCGAGTCCGGCCTCGAGCCCGGCTACGACCGCATCCTGGTCGACGCTCCCTGCAGCGGACTCGGCGCGCTGCGCCGCCGTCCCGAGGCCCGGTGGCGCCGTCAGCCGTCCGACGTCTCGGAACTGACCAAACTGCAGGCCGAGCTGATCACCGCGGCCATCGAGCTGCTGCGTCCGGGCGGCGTGCTCACCTACGTCGTCTGCTCCCCGCACCTCGCGGAGACCGAAGGCGTCGTCGGCGAGACCGCACGCCGCAACAAGCTGGAGATCCTCGACGCGCGCGAGCTGTTCCCCGGCGTCCCGCAGCTGGGCGACGGCCCGTACGTCCAGCTGTGGCCGCACCGGCACGGCACGGACGCGATGTTCTGCGCGGTCCTGCGCAAGCCGTGA
- the ggt gene encoding gamma-glutamyltransferase translates to MPANSFRLVGSAAAVLVLSAAFAVPASATPPIPPKSPEAIGYFGAVSSIDADASAIGTQVLREGGNAVDAAVATAAALGVTDPFSAGIGGGGFLVFYDARTGKVHTLDGRETAPSAADANLFVENGQPLPFAEAVTSGLSVGVPGTPGTWQDALRKWGTRSLSKMLRPATDLARRGFTVDKTFHDQVANNAARFAAFPSTKSLYLPGGQPPVEGTTFRNPDLADTYATVGARGTDVLYRGPIGADIVKTIEQPPVDPASTLKVRPGKVTAADLAKYRTIERDPTHTRYRGLDVYGMPAPSSGGLTVAESLNILENFDLKNASKADYYHYFLESTRLAFADRNRWIGDPAFVDVPSKELLSQSFANTRACLIDPAKAGTSPVAPADPRNPTPCKAGTTGAPTPYEGENTTHLTVADKWGNVVAYTLTIEQEGGSGIVVPGRGFLLNNELTDFSFTPVTPGVPDPNLPGPGKRPRSSMAPTIVLDHGKPFFATGSPGGASIITTALEVLLGRIDRGLSLKNAIAAPRASQRNSAAAQVEQAFLDQADVLPALVARGQGFSTAPAEIGAATGVEYLGHGKWLAAAEPVRRGAGAARVVLPAHW, encoded by the coding sequence ATGCCTGCGAACAGCTTCCGGCTAGTGGGTTCTGCCGCCGCCGTGCTCGTCCTGTCAGCCGCCTTCGCCGTGCCCGCGTCGGCGACGCCGCCAATCCCGCCCAAGTCGCCGGAGGCCATCGGCTACTTCGGCGCGGTGTCCAGCATCGACGCCGACGCCAGCGCCATCGGCACCCAGGTGCTGCGCGAGGGCGGCAACGCCGTCGACGCCGCGGTGGCCACGGCCGCCGCGCTGGGCGTCACCGACCCGTTCTCCGCCGGCATCGGCGGCGGCGGGTTCCTCGTGTTCTACGACGCGCGCACCGGCAAGGTGCACACCCTTGACGGCCGCGAGACCGCGCCGTCGGCGGCCGACGCGAACCTGTTCGTCGAAAACGGCCAGCCGCTGCCGTTCGCCGAAGCCGTGACCAGCGGTTTGTCCGTCGGAGTTCCGGGAACCCCCGGCACCTGGCAGGACGCGCTGCGCAAGTGGGGCACGCGCTCGCTGTCGAAGATGCTGCGCCCGGCCACCGACCTCGCGCGCCGCGGGTTCACCGTCGACAAGACCTTCCACGACCAGGTCGCCAACAACGCGGCCAGGTTCGCCGCCTTCCCGTCGACGAAGTCGCTGTACCTGCCCGGCGGGCAGCCGCCGGTCGAGGGCACGACGTTCCGCAACCCCGACCTCGCCGACACCTACGCGACCGTCGGCGCCCGCGGCACCGACGTGCTGTACCGGGGTCCGATCGGCGCGGACATCGTGAAGACGATCGAGCAGCCGCCGGTCGACCCGGCGTCGACGCTGAAGGTCCGTCCCGGCAAGGTCACCGCCGCCGATCTGGCCAAATACCGGACGATCGAGCGCGACCCGACCCACACGCGCTACCGCGGGCTCGACGTCTACGGCATGCCCGCGCCGTCGTCGGGCGGGCTGACGGTCGCCGAGTCGCTGAACATCCTGGAGAACTTCGACCTCAAGAACGCCTCCAAGGCCGACTACTACCACTACTTCCTCGAGTCGACGCGGCTCGCGTTCGCCGACCGCAACCGCTGGATCGGCGACCCGGCGTTCGTCGACGTCCCGTCGAAAGAGTTGCTCAGCCAGTCGTTCGCGAACACCCGCGCCTGCCTGATCGACCCGGCCAAGGCGGGCACCAGCCCGGTCGCGCCCGCCGACCCGCGCAACCCGACCCCGTGCAAGGCGGGCACGACCGGCGCGCCGACGCCGTACGAGGGCGAGAACACGACGCACCTGACCGTGGCCGACAAGTGGGGCAACGTCGTCGCCTACACGCTGACCATCGAGCAGGAAGGCGGCAGCGGCATCGTCGTGCCGGGCCGTGGCTTCCTGCTGAACAACGAGCTCACCGACTTCTCGTTCACGCCGGTGACGCCGGGCGTGCCCGACCCGAACCTGCCCGGCCCCGGCAAGCGGCCCCGCTCGTCGATGGCGCCGACCATCGTGCTCGACCACGGCAAGCCGTTCTTCGCGACCGGTTCGCCCGGCGGCGCGTCGATCATCACGACCGCGCTGGAGGTGCTGCTCGGCCGGATCGACCGCGGCCTGTCGCTCAAGAACGCGATCGCCGCGCCGCGCGCGTCGCAGCGGAACTCGGCGGCCGCGCAGGTCGAGCAGGCGTTCCTCGACCAGGCGGACGTCCTCCCGGCGCTGGTAGCCCGTGGTCAGGGCTTCTCGACGGCGCCGGCCGAGATCGGCGCCGCGACCGGCGTCGAATACCTCGGCCACGGCAAATGGCTGGCCGCGGCCGAGCCCGTCCGGCGAGGCGCCGGCGCGGCTCGGGTGGTGCTGCCCGCGCACTGGTGA